The segment CTGCCGGCCGATCTTGTCACCGAGCGGCCCGAGGATGAAACCACCGAGCGGCCGGAACAGGAACGAGACAGCGAGCGTTGCGAACGTCGCGGCGATGGCGTAAGGCCCGTCTCCGAAGAAGAGCTGGGAGATGTAGATCGTCAGGTACCCGTAGATGCCGTAATCGAACCATTCGATCGCGTTGCCCATGGCCGAACCGGCCACAGACTTTCTGACCACCTTCTTCTCTTCGACGCTCATCTCGTTGATGTCGGTGAGGATCGGCAGTTCGTCGGTGCGGGGATCGCGGGTTGTCTGGGAGGTGTTCAGGGAACTTGCTGAACTATCGTCGGTGGTCATGAAGACTCCTGATAAGCGTTGGGTGCGCGCGCGGAACGTGCGTGGACTAACTGCTTTGTCCTAGTTGGATCCTTGTCTCCTGTTCGGGTCGATCATAAGTCTGATACACATCAGGGCGTACGCCTTGGCGGCATGCTCGAGTTCGGCCAGGCTCACCGACTCATCCGCGCGATGCGCCTGATCGTTGAGCCCGCCGGGGCCCATCACTATCGTCGGAACGCCCACATCCCTGGCGATGAATCCGCCGTCACAGGCTGCTGTCCAACCGCCGACCTCGCTGGCACCGGCACCGACATCGGCCAGCGCCGTCACCGCCGAACGAACCAGCGGATGGTCGGCATCCGTGCGAAAGCCCGGCATCTCCATCGTGACGTCGACGCGTACCTCGATGCCATCGGTGTCGATGCCTTCAGCATGGATCTGGCTTATCAAATCCGCAGCAACCGTCTGGGCATCCTCATCAGGCATCAACCGGCGGTCGATCGATATCCGGCATTCGGCTGCGACAACGGAGGTTCCGATGCCGCCGGATATCTGGCCGACATTCCACGTGCCGGCGCCGAGCAAGGCATCGGCACCGGCCCGGCGTGACTCATGGTCCCGACGGGTGATGTCGATAATCCGTGCCGCGGCGTTTATCGCGTTGCGGCCGTCATCCGGCCTGCCGGAATGCGCCGGCCGGCCGGTGACGGTGACCTCCAGGTAGCAGTCGCCGCGGCAACCGATAACCGTTGAAAGGTCAGTAGGTTCAGCAACGATACACGCCTTGAACTCGCCATGCGCAACTGCCGGAGCGAATGCGCGGATGCCGAGGCCAAGGTCTTCCTCATCCACGGTGCATGCCAACTGGACGGGTCCGGGCAGCCCGATTTCCGCCTCCTGCAGGGCCGACATCGCCACGACGATCGCCGCCAGGCCGCCCTTCATGTCGGTCGAGCCGCGACCGAACAGCCGAGCCCCGTCGACGTAGGGCTCGAACGGTCCCCTGGTCCAGCCGTCGCCGGCCGGCACAACGTCCGAGTGGCCGAGAAACATCACCCCGGGCTCCCCCGCGACCTGACCAGGGAGGGTCGCGGTCAGGTTGGGCCGCCCAGGAGCGATCTCATTGATCTCGACGGTGAGTCCCTGGTCACGACAGGCAGCAGCGAGCACCTGCACGGTTTCCGCCTCGGTGCCGCCAGGGTTCTCGCCGCCCGCGCCGATCAAGTCGGCTGCCAGCGCGAGGATGCGGGCGACGTCGATCCGGTCGAGCACCGCTCGTTCCTGCTCGGTGAGCGGCATGGTTTCGTCGCGTGACTGCGTCTCTGGTCGCGGCGGGGACGCCGGCTGCGGCTCCGTCTCTGGTTGCGGCGGCTTAGCGCGTGGCGGGGTGGCGCGCCCAGCGCCGGCTGCATCTGGCATTGTCATCGAACTGCGCGCGGACCAGCCGTCGCACCATCACGCGCAGCATCCAGGGCGTGCGTCAGGCGCTGCACCCCGACGTCGATCCGTTCCGGAGTCGAGGAGGCAAAGCAAACCCGGAGCGCGTCGTCGAACTTACCCCCGGCCGAAAGCGCCGGGCCAGGAATGAAGGCAACGCCTGCGGCCAGCGCCGTCTTGAACAGCTCGCTGGTGGAAACCTTCGCATCCTCGCCCTGCAAGGTGACCCAGAGGAAGAATCCGCCATCGGGGTCGGTTGTTGTTACCCGGTTGCCAAGGTGTCGCTCGATACTCGTGAGCATCGCTGCCTTACGCTCCCGGTACACGCCCTTCAACGAGCCCAGGTGGTCGTCGAGCTTGCCTCGCCGGATGTACTCGGCGATGAGCTGTTGCGCCGGAACGTTGGTGCAGGTGTCCATCGCCTGCTTGGCGTGGATGACCAACTGGCGCATCGAGGGATCGGCCTCGACCCAGCCGACCCGGAGTCCGGGCGCCAGGATCTTTGAGAACGTCCGTACCGAGAACAGCAGCGGATTGTTCGGCGAGAGCTGCTGGAAGCCCGGCAGATCCTCACCCTCGAAGCGCAGGAGACCGTATGGATCGTCGTCGATGATCACGGCGTTCCACTTGGTCGACAACTCCAGCAGCAGTTCGCGGCGAGCCAGTGAAAGAGTCGTGCCCGACGGATTCTGGAAATTCGGGATGACGTAGATAGCCTTGGGCGTCCGGCCGGCCTTCTCGACCAGTTCGGGAAGCGCCTCGACGATCAGGCCATCGTCGTCCATCGGCGCCTCGATCAGCTCGGCGCCGTAGCTCAATGCGGTTGCCGAACCGTTGGTGTAGGTCGGGCTTTCGACGATGACCAGGTCACCGGGATTGATGAAGAGCTTGCAGGCCAGATCGAGCCCCTGCATTCCGCCGGCAGTTATCGTCACCCGCTCGGCAGCGGTGGGGGCCGCCGTGGTGCCGAGGTACTGCACCAGTTGGTCGATCAGCACCGGTTCGCCTTCGGTGGCGCCGTAGCCCAGCGTCCCGGCGTTCATCCGTCCGGCGATGTCGTTGAACTCGTCCACCGGTATCGCCTCGTCTGCGGGTGATCCCATCGCGAAGCGCACGATGTCATGCGTCTGGGCGGCGAGCAGCGAGGTCGAGGAATCGATCACCGAGCCGACGAGCTGATCGGCTCGGGCGGCAAGCGGAATGCCAAGCCGGCCGGCGGCATCCACAGCTGGCGTCTTTGGCGTGGGGGTGGTGATGGAGATTGAGGTCATGAGTTACCCCTCCTTGCAGATTAGATGTCGCGGAAAACTGGTGAACGCTTCTATACCGGATTCTGTCACCCGGATGGGTTCGGACAATTCGTAACCGAATCCATCCATCCACATCCCGCCGATCAGATGGAAGGTCATGTTCTCTTCGAGGACAGTTTCATCCTCGCTGCGCAGGCTGACGGTTCGCTCGCCCCAGTCCGGCGGATAGCCGATACCGATCGAGTAGCCGATTCGGGACGGCTTCTCCAAGCCATGCTTGGCCAGTGTCCAGTTCCAGGTTCGTGCCAGCTCGTTGACCGGGACGCCGGCCTGCGTGACGTCGATGACGGCGTTCAGCGCCTCGTCGGTGGCCTTGGACACCCGGTCGAGTTCCGCGCTCGGCTTGCCGAGGCTGACGGTGCGGGCGAGCGGCGTATGGTAACGCTCAAACGCGCCGGAGAGTTCAAGGACGACGGCCTGGCCGGACTCGAATGGCTTACTGTTCCAGGTCAGGTGCGGGGTATCCGCTTCGACACCGGTCGGAATCATCGGCACGATGGCCGGGTAGTCGCCGCCGAACTCCGGAGTGCCGGAGATCTGCGCGGCGCTGATCTTCGCGGCGAGGTCACACTGCCGCATGCCGACCCGCACGTTGTCGATGGCGGCGTTCATCGCCTCGGAACAGACCATGCCTGCCTGCCGCATATGCTGGATTTCGGCCGAGGACTTCACGACGCGGACCCAGTTCACCAGCTCGAAACAGTCGACCAGGCTCCATTCGGGCACCGCGTTGACGATGGCACGGTAGGCCTTCGGGGAGAAGAAGTGCGCGTCCATCTCCAGACCGACGTGGCCCTCGCTGGCGGGCACCGTGAGTCCAAGCTCCCGAAGCTTGAACATCACCCAGTCGAAAGGGTGGATGTAGGGCCGATGGATGTAGCGCTCCGGGTAGCCGTAGATGTTCTCGGCCGGCAACCAGGTGGTGCGAAAGGCGCCATCGGCGTCCATCTGCCGGGCAAAGAAGATCATCTCGCCCTCGCGCGGGACGAACAGCACCTGCGGGGTATAAAAGGACCAGGCGTTGTAGCCGGTGAGGTAGTAGATGTTTGCCGGGTCTGCGACGAGTAACGCCGACAGGCCCTGCGTCTGCATCCGGTCACGAACCCGTCGCAGGCGATCGCTGTACTCGGCGGCCGAGAAGATCAATTTCCCACCCTTGGTAAATTGTTGACAATGCGTCATTCGAGCCTATTGCTCGCCGCCATGACACCGCAAGGGTGAAGCGGAAAATGTTTGCGGCGGGCTTCCGTCCGCCAACAATTGCGGCCACTAGCACTCCACAGGCACTCGAAAACGTCCGCGTAATGAGATTGTGCGGGTTACCGAGCAGTAAGCCCCCGCAATTGTCGGGCGCACGAACCAATTTGGCGTGCCGGGACCGCAGCCGGAATGGTTGAGAGCCGCACGAATGGGTATCGCCCGGGTAACACCCACGAGGACGGCGGTCTGATTAATGACACAGAAACGAAACCATATGCTGTCCCGGCTGGTGCGTGGCGGAATCGGCGGCGTGGTCGCCACCTCCGCGATGAGCGCTGTCCTGGTCGCGGCCGATAAGGCTGGCTTTATGGAGCAGCCTCCGCCGCGCAGAATTACCAAGTTCTTCATGCCGCGGCCGCCCACGCCCAAACCCGTCATCGATGTCGCGACCCTGATCAGCCACTTCGGCTATGGGATCCTGGCCGGCGCTGTCTTCGGAGGAGTGAGCCGGAAGCCGACGCTGGCCAAGGGCACTGCGTACGGCACCGCACTCTGGGCCGCCAGCTATGAGGGCTGGATTCCGGCCCTGCGCATCATGCCGCCGGCGCACCGGGACCGCAAAGACCGGGCGCTGGCCATGGTTGTGGCCCACCTGGTGTACGGAGCGGTGCTGGCGGCCGCGCTGCGCAGGATCGGCCCGCGGCATCCGAAGGGTCAACCTAAGCAGGAGGGAAGCAGGGACTACGTCATCTGACTCCCCCACCGTGGCGCGCGCCTGAATAGCATTGCGCGCGCCTTAGCTAAACGTTCATCGACGCCGTCAGGTCCGCAATAGCTGTGGCCATGTGTTTGACGATCGCACCGTGCAGCTCATCGAACTTGTGCTCATCCAGCAGGTCGACAATCACTTCGTGCTCCTCGACCAGGGCGTGCACCCGCGGATAACGCACCTCAAGACTCATGATGCAGATCCGCGACTCTGCCGCCAGGGTCGAGTAGATCCGGCTGAGCCTGGAGTTGCCAGAGCCATCGACGAAGGTGGTGTGAAATGAGAGATCGAGTTCTGCCAGCCTTCGCCAGTTGCCTTCGGCGACGACGTCCGGCATCTTTGCCACGATGGCGCGCAGCTTGGACACCGTCGATGCCAGCTGGTCTTCGCCCCCGTATCGGATCGCGTCGAGCGCCGAGAGCTCGATCGCTTGCCGGGCTGCATAGATCTCCCGAACATCGTGCGGGGTGAGTTCCAGCACGAAGACGCCCCGATTGCGATGGCTGACCAGCAGGCCTTCCTGGCTCAGCCGTTGCAGGGCCTCACGGACGGGACCCCGCGAAACCCGCAGCTTGGCCGCCAGCTGGGCCTCCGTCACCTGCTCCCCCGGACTGAATGACCCATCGACAATCCGTTCACGCAGCTGATCAGCGATCAACACAGACGTCGGCCGCCCCTCAAGCGCCGATAGCCCATCGATTCCAGGCATGACTCACTCTCCCGTTGTGGTTGAAGGTCGCTGGCGGTACGCGGCCTTCCGTTCCCTGCAGATAAGACGGTGCTCAGGTGCGGGGAATCGCCATGTATTTATACTCCAAAAACTCCTCAATGCCCACGCGGCCACCCTCGCGGCCTACTCCGGACTGTTTGACGCCGCCGAACGGCGCAGCCGGATTCGACACCAGGCCGGTGTTCAGCCCGACC is part of the Saxibacter everestensis genome and harbors:
- a CDS encoding M20 family metallopeptidase: MTMPDAAGAGRATPPRAKPPQPETEPQPASPPRPETQSRDETMPLTEQERAVLDRIDVARILALAADLIGAGGENPGGTEAETVQVLAAACRDQGLTVEINEIAPGRPNLTATLPGQVAGEPGVMFLGHSDVVPAGDGWTRGPFEPYVDGARLFGRGSTDMKGGLAAIVVAMSALQEAEIGLPGPVQLACTVDEEDLGLGIRAFAPAVAHGEFKACIVAEPTDLSTVIGCRGDCYLEVTVTGRPAHSGRPDDGRNAINAAARIIDITRRDHESRRAGADALLGAGTWNVGQISGGIGTSVVAAECRISIDRRLMPDEDAQTVAADLISQIHAEGIDTDGIEVRVDVTMEMPGFRTDADHPLVRSAVTALADVGAGASEVGGWTAACDGGFIARDVGVPTIVMGPGGLNDQAHRADESVSLAELEHAAKAYALMCIRLMIDPNRRQGSN
- a CDS encoding DUF6789 family protein; its protein translation is MTQKRNHMLSRLVRGGIGGVVATSAMSAVLVAADKAGFMEQPPPRRITKFFMPRPPTPKPVIDVATLISHFGYGILAGAVFGGVSRKPTLAKGTAYGTALWAASYEGWIPALRIMPPAHRDRKDRALAMVVAHLVYGAVLAAALRRIGPRHPKGQPKQEGSRDYVI
- a CDS encoding GntR family transcriptional regulator, with the protein product MPGIDGLSALEGRPTSVLIADQLRERIVDGSFSPGEQVTEAQLAAKLRVSRGPVREALQRLSQEGLLVSHRNRGVFVLELTPHDVREIYAARQAIELSALDAIRYGGEDQLASTVSKLRAIVAKMPDVVAEGNWRRLAELDLSFHTTFVDGSGNSRLSRIYSTLAAESRICIMSLEVRYPRVHALVEEHEVIVDLLDEHKFDELHGAIVKHMATAIADLTASMNV
- a CDS encoding PLP-dependent aminotransferase family protein, yielding MTSISITTPTPKTPAVDAAGRLGIPLAARADQLVGSVIDSSTSLLAAQTHDIVRFAMGSPADEAIPVDEFNDIAGRMNAGTLGYGATEGEPVLIDQLVQYLGTTAAPTAAERVTITAGGMQGLDLACKLFINPGDLVIVESPTYTNGSATALSYGAELIEAPMDDDGLIVEALPELVEKAGRTPKAIYVIPNFQNPSGTTLSLARRELLLELSTKWNAVIIDDDPYGLLRFEGEDLPGFQQLSPNNPLLFSVRTFSKILAPGLRVGWVEADPSMRQLVIHAKQAMDTCTNVPAQQLIAEYIRRGKLDDHLGSLKGVYRERKAAMLTSIERHLGNRVTTTDPDGGFFLWVTLQGEDAKVSTSELFKTALAAGVAFIPGPALSAGGKFDDALRVCFASSTPERIDVGVQRLTHALDAARDGATAGPRAVR
- a CDS encoding M24 family metallopeptidase, whose product is MIFSAAEYSDRLRRVRDRMQTQGLSALLVADPANIYYLTGYNAWSFYTPQVLFVPREGEMIFFARQMDADGAFRTTWLPAENIYGYPERYIHRPYIHPFDWVMFKLRELGLTVPASEGHVGLEMDAHFFSPKAYRAIVNAVPEWSLVDCFELVNWVRVVKSSAEIQHMRQAGMVCSEAMNAAIDNVRVGMRQCDLAAKISAAQISGTPEFGGDYPAIVPMIPTGVEADTPHLTWNSKPFESGQAVVLELSGAFERYHTPLARTVSLGKPSAELDRVSKATDEALNAVIDVTQAGVPVNELARTWNWTLAKHGLEKPSRIGYSIGIGYPPDWGERTVSLRSEDETVLEENMTFHLIGGMWMDGFGYELSEPIRVTESGIEAFTSFPRHLICKEG